One Actinomadura viridis genomic region harbors:
- a CDS encoding GNAT family N-acetyltransferase, whose product MTDLEALVPAFTWRRLAEEDFPLLGRWLERPHVARWWHHETSAEAVARDFGPAARGEEPSEDLLVFADGRPFGLVQRCRLGDYPDYLAELAAVVDVPDGAMTIDYLIGDADRVGLGLGPRMIRAVLDGLWADHPSATCVIVPVPVANRASWRALEKAGLVRVAEGELEPDNPIDDRAHYLYRIDRNDRIGRPGTDRG is encoded by the coding sequence ATGACGGATCTGGAGGCTCTCGTCCCTGCGTTCACGTGGCGGCGGCTCGCCGAGGAGGACTTCCCTCTACTCGGCCGGTGGCTGGAACGGCCCCACGTGGCCCGGTGGTGGCATCACGAGACGTCCGCCGAGGCGGTGGCGCGGGACTTCGGGCCCGCGGCCAGGGGGGAGGAGCCCTCCGAGGATCTGCTCGTCTTCGCCGACGGCCGGCCGTTCGGGCTGGTCCAGCGGTGCCGGCTGGGCGACTACCCCGACTACCTCGCCGAACTGGCCGCCGTCGTGGACGTGCCGGACGGGGCGATGACCATCGACTACCTGATCGGCGACGCGGACCGGGTCGGGCTGGGGCTCGGGCCGCGGATGATCCGGGCGGTCCTGGACGGGCTCTGGGCCGACCATCCTTCCGCCACGTGCGTCATCGTTCCCGTTCCGGTGGCGAACCGCGCTTCGTGGCGGGCCCTGGAGAAGGCGGGGCTGGTACGGGTCGCGGAGGGCGAGCTGGAGCCGGACAACCCGATCGACGACCGGGCGCACTACCTCTACCGGATCGACCGGAACGATCGGATCGGCCGGCCGGGCACGGATCGCGGATAG
- a CDS encoding SAM-dependent methyltransferase encodes MSETGGPEEQVDLGTDRAHGARIYDYILGGKDHYELDRAAAEATLQVWPSLRIHMNANRSFMHRVARHLAAEKGIRQFLDIGTGIPTSPNFHEVVQAIAPDSRVVYVDNDPIVLAHARALLTSTPEGRTTYIQADMREPEKIISAPELLGTLDLTRPIGLTLIAMVHFIEDDDEAYRVVRRIVDVLPSGSYFAAAVATDDFDPEVLARVQEVYHSHGESLRWRTKAQAEKFFDGLELEEPGIVQIHKWHPDPVEVGRVDDRDIAMYGAIARKP; translated from the coding sequence ATGAGTGAGACCGGCGGCCCGGAGGAGCAAGTGGACCTGGGAACCGACCGCGCCCACGGCGCGCGCATCTACGACTACATCCTCGGCGGCAAGGACCACTACGAGCTGGACCGTGCCGCGGCCGAGGCCACCCTCCAGGTGTGGCCGTCGCTGCGGATCCACATGAACGCCAACCGCTCCTTCATGCATCGCGTGGCCCGCCACCTGGCGGCGGAGAAGGGCATCCGCCAGTTCCTGGACATCGGCACCGGCATCCCCACCTCGCCCAATTTCCACGAGGTGGTCCAGGCCATCGCGCCCGACTCCCGGGTGGTCTACGTCGACAACGACCCCATCGTCCTCGCCCACGCCCGGGCCCTGCTCACCAGCACCCCCGAGGGCAGGACCACCTACATCCAGGCCGACATGCGCGAGCCAGAGAAGATCATCTCCGCGCCCGAGCTCCTCGGCACGCTCGATCTGACCCGCCCCATCGGCCTGACCCTGATCGCCATGGTGCACTTCATCGAGGACGACGACGAGGCCTACCGCGTGGTGAGGCGGATCGTGGACGTCCTGCCCTCGGGCAGCTACTTCGCCGCCGCCGTCGCCACCGACGACTTCGACCCCGAGGTGCTGGCCAGGGTGCAGGAGGTGTACCACTCGCACGGAGAATCCCTGAGGTGGCGCACCAAGGCCCAGGCGGAGAAGTTCTTCGACGGCCTGGAACTGGAGGAGCCGGGCATCGTCCAGATCCACAAGTGGCACCCCGACCCGGTCGAGGTCGGCCGCGTCGACGACAGGGACATCGCCATGTACGGAGCCATAGCCCGCAAACCCTGA
- a CDS encoding carbohydrate ABC transporter permease, with product MTARPARSVSRHLLVWLIGAFIVVPLGYAVLSGFKSTADLTRDPFGLPSPWRLSNYTGILSSGAFWRQIANSAGIAAATALVTVAVSAMAAFAFARYAFRGREFFFTLFAMGLMFPFAVAVLPLFILLRALGLLDNPLGVILPQAAFGLPMTIVILRQFFRTIPGELEEAAVIDGCSRFGFFWRILLPMARPALGTVSVLAIVTSWNNFFLPLLVLTDPKWQTIPVGVQQFQGQYSTNYALVLAYIVLAMVPALAFYSVAERQLIGGLTAGATKG from the coding sequence ATGACCGCCCGGCCGGCGCGGAGCGTGTCCCGGCACCTCCTGGTCTGGCTGATCGGCGCGTTCATCGTGGTGCCGCTGGGCTACGCGGTCCTGTCGGGCTTCAAGAGCACCGCCGACCTGACCCGGGACCCGTTCGGCCTGCCCTCCCCCTGGCGGCTGTCGAACTACACCGGCATCCTGTCGTCCGGCGCGTTCTGGCGGCAGATCGCCAACAGCGCGGGGATCGCGGCGGCCACCGCCCTCGTGACGGTCGCGGTGTCGGCGATGGCCGCGTTCGCCTTCGCCCGGTACGCCTTCCGCGGGCGGGAGTTCTTCTTCACCCTCTTCGCGATGGGGCTGATGTTCCCGTTCGCGGTGGCGGTGCTGCCCCTGTTCATCCTGCTGCGGGCCCTCGGGCTGCTGGACAACCCGCTCGGCGTGATCCTCCCGCAGGCCGCGTTCGGGCTGCCGATGACCATCGTCATCCTGCGCCAGTTCTTCCGGACGATCCCTGGCGAACTGGAGGAGGCCGCCGTCATCGACGGCTGTAGCCGGTTCGGCTTCTTCTGGCGGATCCTGCTGCCGATGGCCCGTCCCGCGCTCGGCACCGTCTCGGTACTGGCCATCGTCACCAGCTGGAACAACTTCTTCCTGCCCCTGCTGGTGCTCACCGACCCGAAATGGCAGACGATCCCGGTCGGCGTCCAGCAGTTCCAGGGGCAGTACTCGACGAACTACGCGCTCGTCCTCGCCTACATCGTCCTGGCGATGGTGCCCGCCCTCGCCTTCTACTCCGTGGCCGAACGCCAGCTCATCGGCGGCCTGACCGCCGGCGCGACCAAGGGCTGA